The Phaseolus vulgaris cultivar G19833 unplaced genomic scaffold, P. vulgaris v2.0 scaffold_16, whole genome shotgun sequence genome includes a region encoding these proteins:
- the LOC137817114 gene encoding filament-like plant protein 1: MAEDLPSIITKAVKSSNKKLQDEISTLQEENRLIRIEAEKLSCNLMMAEIDHSRVEDAMSAELRVARKEASDLRQKLHLLAQEKIELESKLVPYRLKVANLEASMKADAAKVENLEKRSADREVLLGKVERERDDAVDELAKAREENEKIAAELA, from the coding sequence atggcagaggaccttcCCTCGATCATAACAAAAGCTGTGAAAAGCTCCAACAAAAAGCTTCAGGACGAGATCTCCACGCTCCaggaggagaatcgcctgataaggatcgaggcggaaaagctgtcttgcaacctgatgatggcagagatcgatcactcaagggtggaggacgccatgagtgcCGAATTGAGGGttgcgcgcaaggaggcctccgatctgcgccagaaactgcacctcctagctcaagagaaaatcgagctggagagcaagctggttccTTACAGGCttaaggtggccaacttggaggcgtcgatgaaagcggatgcagccaaggtggagaaccttgagaagagatcggctgatcgggaggttctccttgGAAAGGTTGAGAGGGAGAGGGACGACGCCGTGGACGAGCTCGCCAAGGCTCGAGAGGAAAACGAGaagattgctgcagagctggcctaG